A single region of the Streptomyces sp. NBC_01803 genome encodes:
- a CDS encoding class E sortase: MPSSTEQDTPADKSAPAPSRRRPSPARRRIATAVSVFGELLITGGIVLGLFVVYSLWWTNVVANQEAKRDSHTVREHWEAAPDDDGDDTTPPPSYDPEDGIGFLHVPTMTGADILVKQGTGLDVLNGGVAGYYEDPVESAMPWDEEGNFSLAAHRDGHGAKFHDIHQIGEGDPIIFETENTWYIYQVSAILPETSKYNTGVLAPVPEESGATEAGHYITLTTCTPVYTSRHRYVVWGELVRTEDVDEQRTPPEELRAAAD, encoded by the coding sequence ATGCCCTCGTCGACTGAGCAGGACACCCCGGCGGACAAGTCCGCGCCAGCCCCCTCCCGGCGCCGCCCGAGCCCGGCGCGCCGCCGCATCGCCACCGCCGTCAGCGTCTTCGGTGAACTCCTCATAACCGGCGGCATCGTGCTCGGCCTCTTCGTCGTCTACTCGCTGTGGTGGACCAACGTCGTCGCCAACCAGGAGGCCAAGCGCGACAGTCACACGGTCCGCGAGCACTGGGAGGCGGCCCCCGACGACGACGGCGACGACACCACGCCCCCGCCCAGCTACGACCCCGAGGACGGCATCGGCTTCCTGCACGTGCCGACGATGACGGGCGCCGACATCCTGGTGAAGCAGGGCACCGGACTCGACGTGCTGAACGGCGGCGTCGCCGGGTACTACGAGGATCCGGTCGAGTCGGCGATGCCATGGGACGAAGAAGGGAACTTCTCGCTCGCCGCCCACCGGGACGGCCACGGCGCCAAGTTCCACGACATCCACCAGATCGGCGAGGGCGACCCGATCATCTTCGAGACGGAGAACACCTGGTACATCTACCAGGTCTCCGCGATCCTCCCCGAGACCTCGAAGTACAACACCGGCGTCCTCGCCCCCGTCCCCGAGGAGTCGGGCGCGACCGAGGCCGGCCACTACATCACGCTGACGACCTGCACCCCGGTCTACACCTCGCGCCACCGCTACGTGGTCTGGGGCGAGTTGGTCCGCACGGAGGACGTGGACGAGCAGCGGACCCCACCCGAGGAGCTCCGGGCGGCGGCGGACTGA
- a CDS encoding class E sortase encodes MTTGWGSDDDAYQAAIEALHDPLNDPLPGPAAPGDPETIGLRRPGPFPAAVPPPGGTAGESPFGHQGHQPVGPTPAFPPPAAVHPGGRAARRRAARGAGDGSPDERPTETTAALPTLPADGGRAARRRAAQAGGGAAPDVVPEAPEGGGRAARRRAVRGTGATPAPASAAASAAAPPDGGGRAARRKAATKGPAPAARAADDEPLSGGRAARRKAAKAAAKAARQTGTAISNVIGELFITTGVLLLLFVVYQLWWTNVEARAHANGQADRLQDQWEDAGPEGEDRDPGTFSPGEGFAILYLPTLDVRVPIAETVDSEEVLDNGMVGHYTEEDRLPTAMPWDEEGNFGLAGHRNTHGEPFRYVNRLEPGDPIVVETQDAFYTYEMTNRLDSTSPSNTAVLDPVPDQGGFTEPGRYITLTTCTPEFTSTYRMIVWGQMIEERPRSEGKPDALVD; translated from the coding sequence GTGACCACCGGATGGGGGTCGGACGACGACGCCTACCAGGCAGCGATCGAGGCACTCCACGACCCCCTGAACGACCCGCTCCCCGGCCCCGCGGCCCCCGGCGACCCCGAGACGATCGGCCTGCGCCGCCCCGGCCCTTTCCCGGCCGCCGTGCCGCCGCCCGGCGGCACGGCGGGCGAGTCGCCGTTCGGCCACCAGGGCCACCAACCCGTCGGCCCGACCCCGGCCTTCCCCCCGCCGGCCGCCGTCCACCCCGGCGGCCGGGCGGCCCGCCGGCGGGCGGCGCGGGGGGCCGGTGACGGCTCCCCGGACGAGCGCCCGACCGAGACCACCGCGGCCCTCCCCACGCTCCCCGCCGACGGCGGCCGGGCGGCCCGCCGCCGGGCCGCGCAGGCCGGCGGCGGCGCCGCACCGGACGTCGTGCCGGAGGCACCCGAGGGGGGCGGCCGGGCCGCTCGCCGTCGGGCGGTGCGCGGCACCGGCGCGACACCCGCGCCGGCGTCCGCCGCCGCGTCCGCCGCCGCGCCGCCGGACGGCGGCGGGCGCGCCGCGCGCCGCAAGGCCGCGACGAAGGGCCCCGCACCGGCCGCGCGGGCCGCCGACGACGAGCCCCTCAGCGGCGGGCGGGCCGCCCGCCGCAAGGCGGCGAAGGCGGCGGCCAAGGCCGCCCGGCAGACCGGCACCGCGATCAGCAATGTGATCGGCGAGCTGTTCATCACGACCGGTGTGCTCCTGCTCCTCTTCGTCGTCTACCAGCTCTGGTGGACCAACGTCGAGGCCAGGGCCCACGCCAACGGCCAGGCGGACCGCCTCCAGGACCAGTGGGAGGACGCCGGGCCCGAGGGCGAGGACCGCGACCCGGGCACGTTCTCCCCCGGCGAGGGCTTCGCGATCCTCTACCTCCCCACCCTCGACGTGCGCGTCCCCATCGCGGAGACCGTCGACTCCGAGGAGGTCCTCGACAACGGCATGGTGGGGCACTACACGGAGGAGGACCGGCTCCCCACGGCCATGCCATGGGACGAGGAGGGCAACTTCGGCCTGGCCGGCCACCGCAACACCCACGGCGAGCCGTTCCGGTACGTCAACCGACTGGAGCCCGGCGACCCGATCGTCGTGGAGACCCAGGACGCCTTCTACACCTACGAGATGACCAACCGGCTCGACTCCACCTCGCCGTCCAACACCGCCGTCCTCGACCCCGTCCCGGATCAGGGCGGGTTCACCGAACCAGGCCGCTATATCACCCTCACCACTTGCACGCCGGAGTTCACCTCCACGTACCGCATGATCGTGTGGGGCCAGATGATTGAAGAGCGTCCGCGTAGCGAAGGGAAGCCGGATGCCCTCGTCGACTGA
- a CDS encoding aminodeoxychorismate/anthranilate synthase component II, with the protein MTRARILVIDNYDSFVYNLVQYLYQLGAECEVVRNDTVTTDRVRAGGFDGVLISPGPGTPEQAGVSIDMVRHCAATRTPVFGVCLGMQAMAVAYGGVVGRAPELLHGKTSDVRHTGSGVFDGLPTPLTVTRYHSLAAEETTLPAELEVTAWAGDVVMGLRHRELPVEGVQFHPESVLTRGGHRMLANWLTVCGDAGAVSRSHGLAPVVGRPA; encoded by the coding sequence GTGACCCGCGCGCGCATCCTCGTCATCGACAACTACGACAGCTTCGTCTACAACCTGGTCCAGTACCTCTACCAGCTCGGCGCGGAGTGCGAGGTCGTGCGCAACGACACGGTCACCACGGACCGGGTGCGTGCGGGCGGCTTCGACGGCGTGCTGATCTCGCCCGGACCCGGTACCCCCGAGCAGGCCGGCGTGAGCATCGACATGGTCCGCCACTGCGCGGCCACCCGCACGCCCGTCTTCGGCGTCTGCCTCGGCATGCAAGCGATGGCGGTGGCCTACGGCGGCGTCGTCGGGCGCGCCCCCGAGCTGCTGCACGGCAAGACCTCCGACGTGCGCCACACCGGCTCCGGCGTCTTCGACGGGCTGCCCACGCCGCTGACCGTGACCCGGTACCACTCGCTGGCGGCCGAGGAGACCACGCTGCCGGCCGAGCTGGAGGTCACGGCCTGGGCCGGGGATGTCGTCATGGGCCTGCGCCACCGCGAGCTGCCGGTGGAGGGCGTGCAGTTCCACCCCGAGTCCGTGCTGACCCGGGGCGGCCACCGGATGCTGGCGAACTGGCTGACGGTCTGCGGCGACGCGGGCGCGGTCAGCCGCTCGCACGGACTCGCCCCCGTCGTGGGGCGCCCGGCGTGA
- a CDS encoding DUF881 domain-containing protein, protein MRLGTVAVFALAGLIFWLSFHVAQGNNIRTDDSLLQMSDLVRERARDNTALESDTAALRDELDALAAGDRPADPAERRRLDRLERSAGLTGLTGPGLTVTLTDAPPDATALVPDVPEPSPNDLVIHQQDLQAVVNALWAGGAEGVRVMDQRLISTSAVRCVGNTLILQGRLYSPPYTITAVGDRERLRAALDASPEIRNYRQYVDAYGLGWRVEEHAEATLPGYEGSVTLQHAQPTE, encoded by the coding sequence ATGCGGCTGGGCACCGTCGCCGTCTTCGCACTGGCCGGCCTCATATTCTGGCTCAGCTTCCACGTGGCCCAGGGCAACAACATCCGCACCGATGACTCCCTGCTGCAGATGTCCGACCTCGTCCGCGAGCGCGCCCGGGACAACACGGCCCTGGAGTCCGACACCGCCGCCCTGCGCGACGAGCTCGACGCCCTCGCCGCGGGCGACCGTCCGGCCGACCCCGCCGAACGCCGCCGCCTCGACCGGCTCGAACGGTCCGCCGGCCTCACCGGGCTCACCGGCCCCGGCCTCACCGTCACCCTCACCGACGCCCCGCCGGACGCCACCGCCCTGGTCCCCGACGTCCCCGAACCGTCCCCCAACGACCTCGTCATCCACCAGCAGGACCTCCAGGCCGTCGTCAACGCCCTGTGGGCCGGCGGCGCCGAGGGTGTCCGCGTCATGGACCAGCGGCTGATCTCCACCAGCGCGGTGCGCTGCGTCGGGAACACCCTGATCCTCCAGGGCCGCCTCTACTCGCCGCCCTACACCATCACCGCCGTCGGCGACCGCGAGCGCCTGCGCGCCGCCCTCGACGCCTCCCCCGAGATCCGCAACTACCGTCAGTACGTGGACGCCTACGGCCTCGGCTGGCGCGTCGAGGAGCACGCCGAGGCCACCCTCCCCGGCTATGAGGGCAGCGTCACGCTCCAGCACGCCCAGCCCACCGAATGA
- the crgA gene encoding cell division protein CrgA yields the protein MPKSRIRKKKADTFAPPEKRTPTKLDMGGRRWVAPLMLAMFVIGLAWIVVYYITQADLPVESLENWNIVVGFGFIALGFVVSTQWK from the coding sequence GTGCCGAAGTCCAGGATCCGGAAGAAGAAGGCCGACACGTTCGCCCCGCCCGAGAAGCGGACGCCCACGAAGCTCGACATGGGCGGACGCCGGTGGGTGGCGCCGCTGATGCTCGCGATGTTCGTGATCGGGCTGGCGTGGATCGTGGTCTACTACATCACCCAGGCCGACCTCCCGGTGGAGTCCCTGGAGAACTGGAACATCGTGGTCGGCTTCGGGTTCATCGCGCTGGGGTTCGTGGTCTCCACGCAGTGGAAGTGA
- a CDS encoding rhomboid family intramembrane serine protease: MAERFGKPQPQHGLARCYRHPDRETGIRCARCDRPICPSCMISAPVGYQCPDCVQGASGVARAARPRTLAGGTVVDDPRLITKILLGLNLAVFAAVLIAGDRLVTDLGMLGYAIDARTFEWIGVADGQWYRMLTAAFLHEQIWHLAFNMLGLWFLGPPLETALGRVRYLALYLVSALAGSTLSYLLAEQNQLSLGASGAIFGLFGATAVLLRRLRADTRPIAILLAINLVITFTWSNIAWQAHIGGLVAGAAIAYGMVNAPRERRTLVQVGTCVLVLVVIAVACVIRTTQLLNG, encoded by the coding sequence ATGGCCGAGCGATTCGGAAAGCCGCAGCCGCAGCACGGCCTGGCGCGCTGCTACCGGCATCCCGACCGGGAGACCGGTATCCGCTGCGCCCGCTGCGACCGGCCCATCTGTCCCTCCTGCATGATCTCCGCGCCGGTGGGCTATCAGTGCCCGGACTGCGTCCAGGGCGCCTCGGGAGTGGCCCGCGCCGCCCGGCCCCGGACCCTGGCCGGCGGCACCGTCGTGGACGATCCCCGGCTGATCACCAAGATCCTCCTCGGGCTCAACCTGGCCGTCTTCGCGGCCGTCCTGATCGCGGGCGACCGGCTGGTCACGGACCTCGGCATGCTGGGGTACGCGATCGACGCCCGCACGTTCGAGTGGATCGGCGTCGCGGACGGCCAGTGGTACCGGATGCTGACCGCGGCCTTCCTGCACGAGCAGATCTGGCACCTCGCGTTCAACATGCTGGGCCTGTGGTTCCTCGGCCCGCCCCTGGAGACGGCTCTCGGCCGCGTCCGCTATCTCGCGCTCTATCTCGTCTCGGCGCTCGCCGGCAGCACCCTGTCCTATCTGCTCGCCGAGCAGAACCAGCTCTCGCTGGGCGCCTCGGGCGCCATCTTCGGCCTCTTCGGCGCGACGGCGGTGCTGCTGCGCCGGCTGCGGGCCGACACGCGGCCCATCGCGATCCTGCTGGCGATCAACCTGGTGATCACCTTCACCTGGTCGAACATCGCCTGGCAGGCTCACATCGGCGGCCTGGTCGCGGGCGCCGCGATCGCCTACGGCATGGTCAACGCCCCGCGCGAGCGGCGGACCCTGGTGCAGGTCGGCACCTGTGTGCTGGTGCTCGTCGTGATCGCCGTCGCCTGTGTGATCAGGACCACTCAGCTCCTGAACGGCTGA